CAAAAAATCCAATCAATTCAACACTCCTTTACGATCAAATAAGTGAATAATTCATCAGCATAAATGTACTTGGgggaaaaaaattaataacattGTGATATAGATGTTCCAACCTTCCACAAAATTAGAGCTCGGCCTTGTTGtggtaaattttcaaaatttaaaaaacattCTCTTCCTttcaagttttcaatgcaaatgacaaaaagaaaaaaatcgcAGTGAATGGAGAATGAGCTTACGTTCTTGAGGATGTTTAGCTCTCTGTGGGACTGTTCCATGCACATACAAATCCAtataaaaatgacaaattaaaatgtaaaaattaaaGCAAATTATAGTTCTAATCATATGTAGCTGAATAAGTGTGGTCATCTGAGTGATTTGAGATTCAGAGGAGAGTTATCTAAGTTTGGAATCTGAGCCATTCAATTTGAAGTACAAAATGAAGCCCAATATTCGTCTCTGCAACACGGTAAGTACAGTACAGAAGCTAAACAGATAAATTTGCAAACAGTAACCActacaaaccaaaccaaatttagagaatttatcccAATCTAAGGGATTAGAAATGGGAAATTATTGAATCTCTCCCGAATTGACTCCCTTAAATTGGGTAATTTTTTTTGAGTCGGTGAGATCGTGAAACTCTAATAAACAACAGCGGTGCCGGCGACAGTGAGGGAGAACGGCAATGGTGAACCAAAATGGCAGGGCAGTGGTGACTCAAATGTACGAAAGTTCAATTCTTCAGTACAAATTTGTTGGTGGAGATTGAGCTAAAATGAAATTTCCTTAGCTTTATTTAGAAAAGCATTTTAATATCAATCTTTTTTTCAATTAACTGTGTttgtatatttatataattaatgttTAAAATGttgatttattattaaatatataattaaatattttggcTCAAAAAAGTTTAACAATTTGTTCGTCGAGTATTCCACGTAAAATCACTTGATACTGGAGTTCATGTACAGTTCCATTTTATCACATTAAGAACTAATCCAATTGTCAATTAGATAAGTTTGTTAAAATGAAACTCATAAAAGCTAAATAGCAAATGAATTCACCAGGGGAGATGGTCCAACAAATGGTAATTGACTCATAATCATGTTGCAAGCTCAACTCCAAGCACCAGATGTTACCAAAATGTACACACAAAAACATAACTTGTCCATCAAAATAAGATGAAACATTCAGCCAATGATTGGCAAACAAATTTTTCTTTCAGCATCATTGTGATGAAAGAAATAGCAAACAATAAATAGAATAATACATAAAGCTATATTTTATTGAACAATGAAAAGAAATATAAAAACTCGTCTACAATGATAGAAATCCTCATCGAGCAATAGGCCAAAGCCATACATCCTAAGAACTAACAGTAGTTAAACTAGCCTCCACATCAGAAAATTATATCCTCATCCTTCTCCATTGATGGAGACAACAAGTTGTGGGCTGATTTTAGCGATATCCCCTTCTGTAGAGAAATTTTCTCTGCAAACTGTTCCTCGGCAAACTGCTTGGCAGCAGCAAGCTGTTTCTCAATTTCCCTCTTCTTATAACCTTGTATCTTCTTCAACCTGAAGAAATCTTCCCTTTCAAGCTCATCCAACTCCCCTTTAATGTAACTAATGGTATTTTCCAATCTTGGCTTCACAACGTTCTCCAGTGCATTGACCCTACGATTAGTGGTCTTGATCGCCTCATCAAGTGTTAAAAATGATGTCTGAAGTGAAGCAAGCTCAACAAGAAGCTCAATTGCTTTGACATAAGCAGCACGGCAGGCCTGGACCTGTTGGCCACCTCGGGCCAATCCTGTGAGGTCATTCCTGGTCCCACCATCTGTGAAATACTCGAACTTAGGAAGCTTCACACCAGCAACATTCTCCTGTCGAGATCGAACCTTAAGAGATGCATTTTGGACATTCTCAAGGACAACATGCTTGATGTTTTCACCGGCAACATACTTTGCTTCAGTTAGGGCAAATGAAGAGGATTTCATGATCTCTCCCATTGATTCTTTTGTCGTGACAATCTTCTTAAGAATTTGACGGAACTGCACAGTCAAAGCATCACTCTTCTTCTTGAGAAGAGCATGACCCCTTGTAGCACCAACAAGGCGAGCTTTAACAACAGCAAGCATTGTAACAGTTGGAACTACATTCAAGCGCTGGCCTTGGCCTGACATATTTCAGAAAATCTAAaccagagagagggagagagagtcaacaaataaatacaataaaagtatagCTTCACACTTGGataggaagaaaaagaaagattaTTTGATCCAGTAAAAGAAAATCACTATCTTTGAAGACAAACATAAAATTTTAGCAAAATCAACATGATGACAAAGAAACGCTACACCACAACCTTATTCAATGTACACAACCATATGCGTCTTGTTTAAGTTTGTCTACAAGCTCATCAACTCGCTCATTTATAGCTTGTTTGAGGATTGattaaaacacaaaaaaaaagGCTTAAAACTACTAATATTTGGAGAGGTCAGAAATTAATTGCCTAAAATGAAAACTTTTACCGGAGTTTTGATTTTCTGAGttgtaaataaaatattattcattaAGGCTCAAGAAGAGCCCACTGATTAAGGCTTGATTAATAAAACAGCCAAGTATAAGCCAAACCAGGCTCGACTTAGTCAAACCTTGAAAAACTAGGCTTGTTTGCAGCCATATCAAAATCATAAATGCATGAAACAGATAAATCTAAAATGAACCAATACCTTGTGATACAGTGAgtattaactcaactcaactaagccttcatCCCAAAAATTTtttgtcggctatatggattctctttttccactctaaacgattttgggttaaatcctcagaaatatgtaatgcttctaggtcatgttgtactactctactccaagtcagtttagatctaccccttcttttctttctatcctctaacctaatgtgctctacttgtctaattggagcctccgtatgtctatacttcacatgaccaaaccacctcaatttcccttctctcaacttatcctcaattggcaccactcctacattttctctaatactctcattacggactttatctagtctagtatggccactcatccaccttaacattttcatctccgcaactcttatcttagacacatactacT
The Hevea brasiliensis isolate MT/VB/25A 57/8 chromosome 15, ASM3005281v1, whole genome shotgun sequence genome window above contains:
- the LOC110670387 gene encoding V-type proton ATPase subunit D; the protein is MSGQGQRLNVVPTVTMLAVVKARLVGATRGHALLKKKSDALTVQFRQILKKIVTTKESMGEIMKSSSFALTEAKYVAGENIKHVVLENVQNASLKVRSRQENVAGVKLPKFEYFTDGGTRNDLTGLARGGQQVQACRAAYVKAIELLVELASLQTSFLTLDEAIKTTNRRVNALENVVKPRLENTISYIKGELDELEREDFFRLKKIQGYKKREIEKQLAAAKQFAEEQFAEKISLQKGISLKSAHNLLSPSMEKDEDIIF